The Denticeps clupeoides chromosome 5, fDenClu1.1, whole genome shotgun sequence genome includes a region encoding these proteins:
- the seraf gene encoding von Willebrand factor D and EGF domain-containing protein, which produces MRLSGCSPPARLHVPLVLTWLTLLVGLCSGRSDVPRGVPIHFVFDPKATCDPPCQHAGICIRNSTCLCSQGYEGDLCQYANCDPKCKNGGECIRPGKCRCPPGYGGKYCHTVTCDGGCWNGGDCTAVNGVAKCICPSSWTGSRCQDAICPQGCGNGGTCVAPGICSCQEGWFGGACHMAVCKKPCLNGGKCISPGSCRCRGPFSGPQCAERKTTF; this is translated from the exons ATGAGGCTTTCTGGCTGCTCCCCTCCTGCCCGGCTGCATGTTCCCCTGGTCCTGACCTGGCTGACTCTGCTGGTGGGGCTCTGCTCTGGACGCTCAGATGTCCCCCGTGGTGTACCCATACACTTTGTCTTCGACCCTAAGGCCACGTGTGATCCTCCTTGCCAGCATGCAGGCATCTGTATCCGGAACAGCACTTGCTTGTGCTCACAAGGCTATGAGGGAGACCTCTGCCAATATG CTAACTGTGATCCTAAGTGTAAGAATGGAGGAGAGTGTATTCGTCCAGGAAAGTGCAGATGCCCTCCTGGATATGGAGGAAAATATTGTCACACAG TGACGTGTGACGGCGGCTGCTGGAACGGAGGAGACTGTACCGCGGTGAACGGTGTTGCCAAGTGCATCTGCCCTTCCAGCTGGACTGGGTCCCGGTGCCAGGATG CTATTTGCCCCCAGGGCTGTGGGAATGGTGGTACCTGCGTGGCTCCAGGAATCTGCAGTTGCCAGGAGGGCTGGTTTGGGGGGGCCTGTCACATGG CGGTGTGTAAGAAGCCATGTCTGAATGGGGGGAAGTGCATCTCTCCGGGCTCGTGCCGCTGTCGAGGTCCATTCTCTGGCCCTCAGTGTGCAGAGAGAAAGACGACGTTCTAA
- the tmem106ba gene encoding transmembrane protein 106Ba: MVRSLLALLKHRDGGQSDLATDTEGDGREDVSHFPYAEFTGTDTVTCATCQGTGRIPRDQDNQLVALIPYSDQRLKPRRTKLYVLVSVVLCLLLSGLAVFFLFPRSIDVTYVGIRSAYVTYNHERRIIFLNITNTLNISNNNYYPIKVTNLTAQVQFSRTVIGTTRVSNVTSIAPLDMKQMDYSTPTVIADEMSYMFDYCTLPSIKVHNIVVMMQLTITTVYFGHTEQVSREVYQYVDCGGNTTTLHSHVTLSRQ, translated from the exons ATGGTCAGATCGTTACTCGCTCTGCTGAAACACCGAGATGGAGGCCAGAGCGACCTGGCCACCGACACCGAGGGGGACGGGAGGGAAGATGTGTCCCACTTCCCCTACGCCGAGTTCACCGGCACTGACACTGTGACTTGTGCTACGTGTCAGGGGACAGGAAGGATACCGAGAG acCAAGACAATCAGCTTGTTGCATTAATTCCCTACAGCGACCAGCGGCTGAAGCCAAGGCGGAC AAAGTTATATGTGTTGGTGTCCGTCGTCCTGTGTCTCCTGCTCAGCGGACTGGCGGTGTTCTTTCTCTTCCCTCGTTCGATCGACGTCACCTATGTTGGTATCAGATCAGCCTACGTCACCTACAACCACGAGCGGCGCATCATATTTCTCAACATCACA AACACTCTGAACATCAGCAATAACAACTACTACCCCATCAAGGTCACCAACCTGACCGCTCAGGTGCAGTTCTCTAGAACTGTTATCGGCACAACACGAGTTAGCAACGTTACATCCATTGCCCCTCTGGATATGAAACAG ATGGACTACAGCACTCCCACTGTCATTGCTGATGAAATGAGCTACATGTT TGACTACTGCACGTTGCCTTCTATTAAAGTGCACAATATAGTGGTCATGATGCA GCTGACCATCACCACAGTCTACTTCGGCCACACCGAGCAGGTGTCACGGGAGGTGTACCAGTATGTGGACTGTGGTGGGAACACGACCACACTGCACAGCCACGTCACACTTTCACGTCAGTAG